One genomic window of Deltaproteobacteria bacterium includes the following:
- a CDS encoding FAD-binding protein yields the protein MTTFSSSSFDTLLLRLHRRFGARVSNDVDILAKLAVDESMLPKGKPGGVFWPLTTAEVVFTVREATSLNIAIVPRGGGTGKVGGCIAQNGELVIDFSSMNRILEMHQQDLYAVVEPGLINIELDHAAAEHGLMYPPDPASFESCTIGGNIATNAGGARAIKYGTTQRYVWGLTLVKADGEVLQMGRRSIKGVAGYDVTSLIVGSEGTLGLITEAIMHIIPTPPAVETAWLSFENTTTANLAAERIFATGITPRILELLDAPALNAIQHKSEFKIPPAACALLLETDGRDEIAMNELTTACQIAIDHGATDSQIAMSEGDREAMRRARRLVSSALSELFPFKISDDVAVPRSRIPELLNTARGACNKADIEFAAYGHLGDGNIHLNLLCSDAQSRTKADIVRGELLATVVGLGGTITGEHGIGLSKREQLSLEQSTSLIALQKQLKFAFDPKNLINPGKALPDL from the coding sequence ATGACTACGTTTAGTTCATCATCTTTTGATACTTTACTTTTACGCTTGCACCGTCGCTTTGGCGCTAGGGTAAGCAATGATGTTGATATACTGGCCAAACTCGCAGTTGATGAATCTATGTTACCAAAAGGAAAACCAGGTGGTGTTTTTTGGCCATTAACCACCGCTGAAGTAGTTTTTACCGTACGCGAAGCTACAAGTTTAAATATCGCTATTGTTCCTCGAGGTGGCGGCACCGGTAAAGTTGGTGGTTGTATTGCACAAAATGGTGAGCTGGTAATCGACTTTTCAAGTATGAATCGCATACTTGAAATGCACCAGCAGGATTTGTATGCCGTTGTCGAGCCAGGTCTAATAAATATTGAGCTTGACCATGCTGCTGCTGAACATGGGCTTATGTACCCTCCAGATCCAGCAAGCTTTGAATCATGTACCATAGGCGGCAATATTGCTACTAATGCCGGAGGGGCACGTGCAATAAAATATGGCACCACTCAACGTTATGTTTGGGGTTTAACTTTAGTTAAAGCTGATGGCGAAGTACTGCAAATGGGACGCCGTAGTATTAAAGGAGTCGCCGGCTATGATGTTACCTCTTTAATTGTAGGCTCAGAAGGTACTCTTGGTCTTATTACTGAAGCTATTATGCATATTATTCCAACACCACCAGCAGTCGAAACTGCTTGGCTTTCTTTTGAAAATACCACGACGGCAAATTTAGCCGCTGAGCGTATTTTTGCCACCGGTATTACCCCACGTATACTCGAATTGCTCGATGCTCCAGCGCTTAATGCTATACAACATAAAAGTGAATTTAAAATACCGCCTGCAGCTTGCGCCCTACTATTAGAAACAGATGGTCGCGACGAAATTGCTATGAATGAATTAACCACCGCGTGCCAAATAGCCATTGATCACGGCGCCACGGATTCGCAAATTGCCATGAGTGAAGGTGACCGCGAAGCTATGCGACGTGCTCGGCGATTGGTATCCAGCGCTCTTAGTGAGCTGTTTCCATTTAAAATCTCGGATGATGTGGCAGTGCCACGTAGTCGTATTCCTGAATTGTTAAACACCGCCCGCGGTGCATGTAATAAAGCAGATATTGAATTTGCCGCATATGGACATTTAGGTGATGGTAACATTCACCTAAATCTGCTTTGTTCTGATGCCCAAAGTCGTACAAAAGCCGATATTGTTCGAGGTGAATTACTTGCTACGGTTGTTGGACTTGGCGGGACTATTACCGGTGAGCATGGTATTGGTTTAAGCAAACGTGAACAATTATCACTTGAGCAAAGTACATCGTTAATAGCTTTACAAAAACAATTAAAATTTGCCTTTGATCCAAAAAATCTAATCAACCCAGGTAAGGCATTACCTGATTTATAG